Sequence from the Vanacampus margaritifer isolate UIUO_Vmar chromosome 18, RoL_Vmar_1.0, whole genome shotgun sequence genome:
tttcggaggttgaacacttcgcaggaacaaattatgttcaaactccgaggtaccactgtattacaATTGCAAACATTGGTCAGGTTTGGGGTTTTGTCTTCGCTAGGCTGGGTTCCCATCTGAGCCCATCCGGAACCGAGTGCTACATCACTTCGGATATGTTTTACGTGGAGGTGCAACTGGACGGCGCTGGCCAGCTCGTTGATGTCAAGGTTGCTCATCAGGGAGAAAACCCCACGGTATGGGtctgcagggaaaaaaaaatcttgttagtTTGAAGaggattaaaataaatgtgtttttttacagaGCTGCCCCGAGTTGATTCAACATTTAAGGTAAGCTTTTAAGTTGCTGCTGTTGTCATCGAAGAAATATATTAAttgcttccatgttttttataacaAGGGAGAAGAACTTTGAGGAGTTTTCCAAGCATCTTAAGGGACTGGTCGACCTGTATAAGCTCCCTGGAGACaagtatgttttaaaaaaaaaaaattttttacccCTCCCAATGGTGGTGGTAaccattttgattgattttcttttttttttttgtgccttgcAGTAAACTGAAAACCAAGATGTATATTGCCTTGCAGTCTCTGGAGCTGGATCTCACTAAGATGATGCACATGTTTCGGTGAGGCTTCCTGCatcataaaagaaaagaaaagaaaaaaaagattttgattgAACATGTCCTCATCATTTATAGAACAAGTTAATAAAAATGATATACAGTGGGGTTTTTTTGAGATATGAgccgtcattcatttttccTGCTGTTTTTTCCCACCCCGACGTAGGCTGGCAACCAACGCCAACGCCATTGAGACGATGCTCCACGGCAACGTGGGCCTGCTGACAGCCAGGAGCGGTGGCCATCTTGTCACCCTCCAGTGCTACGTGTCACCGTATGACATATTCGAGGAGGGGATGGGTGTGCACGTCAACCTGACGGACGGCAATGGTAACAGACAATGGTGGAAGGTTGGAGTTAGCAATTTTTGTGCttgattgatatatttttttttggggtacaacaGTGCCACGCTCGCTGGGCATTAGCGTTTCTGTCACCATCGAGGGAACAGCCAACACTTTCAAGCTCCCAATTGCGCCGCTCATCACGGGATCGCATCCAGTGGACAACAAGGGGTAAAGGTTATATTGGATTTGTTTGCCTGTCAATtacatgtttgctttttttcccacagtttTGCCGCTACGGCTAAATATGTTTCCTTCActcccccaaaaacgtatttatacgttataatacgttaaaaaaaaaaaatgttttaaaaataataatattagttttTATGTTAAAGCATACCAGAGGGCTTTGATGCAATTTCTGACCTGAAAAggttgtttaaagcaatggtagtttttacaaaaaaaaaacagccagcaggtggcaacagagtattagagatcagccagggccatgttgcaacaatctCTCTTTGcgattgttttcaacaggtttgtgaatattgaaaaaaactagctttattctaatgctaattgctgcaaaaaaataaatagatatataCTTTTTCTGGaccaaagaagagactctaatctttcttttggtaggttccgtgtttttatagcaatagaacacaatattctgtggaccttgcaaaatcagtcaaaatacagtaaaacagagGGGAGccaagggggttgcttcattgaaaatggctgggagtgaatgagttaagggaaaTAAAAGAATTGAATCAATTTTCGAATAAGACGACCAACACATTGAGGGAAAAAGTGAagtcatttaaatgaaaggcaTGTAAAGGCAGGTGGTTAATTTAGGATTTGTTCCAGAACACCTTCCTTTTCCACGGTGACCAACTCCAACTGCGTGGACCTGCCGGCTTGTTTTTTCCTCAAGATGAATCGGCCCATGCCGTTCTCCCAGTCCTTTATTCGCAGGCTGGGCAATGCTACAGGTGAATTTCACAGAAATGTTGCGATTTTTGGCCGACTCCAGAAACTCTTTGACTAATTGTGTGTTTTCAGCGATCCCGGTGTTTGAAAGCACCCCAAGCATGTCTGCTCTCTATCAGCTGATTGTCCAGAGCCAACTTCAGTCACCGGAGGGGGGAGCCACGCTGCCACCCTCGCACAACATGCACTTCTACTCAGTAAGCActgactttaaaaataaatgcaaagaaAACCTAGTATGCATCTTGTCATGTATAGTTTGCCATAAGGCTGGGTAAGGAATCAATTTTATCAATGAATCTGATGAAGAAATCGATTGAAATCagacattggaaaaaaaaaaacggaagagATTTTCTCTGTGCTCTAAACAGGTGCTGCCAGACCAGCAGCATTGCTACTTCCTGAACAGCGACGCCCCGGTGCAGGACGGGCATTCCCTGCAGGGCGCCCTGGTGAGCAAGATCCCCTTTCGCCACCCGGCACAGGTGCCCCTCCTGCTGGACATCATTCGGCACCAGGCGGCCTACAACACCTTGATTGGCAGCTGTGTGAAGCGGACGTCCATCAAAGAAGGtctcaaaacactttttttttttttccaaaccagAATCCGTAAGCCAGCTATGCGAATCTgttaacttttgttttcatttggacTTCAGACAGCATCGGCCTGCTGCCGTTTGAGGTTTGCCCCCTGACCGACTCCAGCTTCAGCGTCTCTTTCCAGCATCCCGTCAATGAATCGTTAGTTTGCGGTAAGCGTTCACTCGCACGCAATTTAcgtattgcagattttttttacatgaataacATTGCCGTCAGTACACGAAACAAACTTTGGTCGTcattaaaatatcaaaataaaaacacacttaaATGACTAAGCTACAGCATAAGCACTCTCACAGTGTCAAATACAATAACCACATGGCTGAACtacatgctaagctaactttGCTAATTAAACAGATGTCATCTCCATTTCATTTACAGGCCACACGGTAATAAATATTGACAAGCAAACAAGCATTTTAGCCTGCGTAAGCTAAGCTAACAGGCTAGTATGTGACTAACCCTGTGAAAAATGAGCAACATTGCATTAGCATGTACACAATTAAATCagtctgaattccacctgtggTATCCCTGCAGTTTGATGAGGCACTTGAGTCTCTCTCCTTGGGTGACAAACTTGTTTCTCTTGAACGTTCTCTTCCTTGTATTGCCTGCTGAGCGATGCGCTTCctgttatttcaaaataaaagatcatACCTTTTACCAGGTCACTGCTACCAGGACCAATTTGTGCAATATTTCAATgcatgtttcccccccccccccccatttcagTTGTGATGGACGTGATAGATTCCAGACAGGTGTCCTGCAAACTATATAAAGGTCTGTCTGACGCGCTGATCTGCACCGATGACTTCATAACCAAAGTGGTCCAGAGGTAAGGGTATATgtgctatattaaaaaaaaaaaaaaaaacttgctttgCTAGCACTGTGAATGTTTTTACTTCATAAGTGGGcaataatttaaatgattaagagttctgtaatattattgccattcatttatttatttttcttccaaaaatgtgttaattGAAATAAGTCATTTatctcatttaaaaataactcaTTTATTGGTTTGTAAATCAGACATAACCTTTGAACTCAGAAATATGCATAACTCCCTCCTGCCACCATCACATGAatttactcatttatttatttgcgcATCTAATTAATCAACCAATTGATCTATTTTAACTAAAATATgagagtaattttttttctccaattcatatttttataattacatTAATTAGAAATATaggtttttataaattttttaactTCATCTACAAGTGAACTGGCCTTTGTTTTCTTGCCTCAGGTGTATGTCCATCCCTGTGACAATGCGGGCCATCCGGAGAAAAGCCGAGACCATCCAGGCAGACACTCCGGCCCTGTCTTTGATAGCGCAGACGGTGGAGACCATGGTGAAAAATAATCCGCCGCCATCCGGCAGTCCCGCTTACAACATGGCAGGCGGAGATGTGACCAACCCAATGGGACTCTTGGGACTCACCGGCGGCAGCACGCCCACCGGAGGAGGACCCCCCGGCGGTCCTAATTTTACCGGGGCGATAACCTCTCTGTTCGGGATGTCTCGCAATGAAAGGCCAGGAGCTGATTGCCAGGCTCAAGgggggcaacaacaacaacagcaggtgcaacaacagcaacagcagcagcagcagcaacaacaacaacaacagcagcagcagcagcaggctcAAGGTCATACGGACGACTACAGCAAAGTAACGCAGAATCCAATCCTGACGAGTCTTCTGCAGATTACGGGAAGCGTCGGTTCCAGTCCCAGCTCGCAGAACGCGCCGGCGTCTCACCAGACTCCGCCGCCGACGTCGTCGCCTGCAAGCAACACCAAGAATCATCCCATGCTGATGAATTTGTTGAAAGACAACCCTTCGCAAGACTTCGCCGCTCTGTATGGTTCCAGTCCGCTTGAGAGGCAGAATTCATCCTCCGGGTCACCTCGTACTGACAGCATGGGGGGCGCTTGCCCTGGAGGAGGAGTAAAAGGCAAGAAGAAGCGCCCACGAGTGCCTGAAAAGGGGGGCTTGTTGCCCGGGGCTCCGGGTGCAGGGGGAGCGGCCGGAGGTGGTTTAGGCATGAAACCTCAACAGGCGTCTTCCATGTCGCACCATCAGCACCACGCCGTCTCGCACGAGGACGACTTCCACCGTGAGCTCCTCTCAATGGATGTCGATGCGTCTCAGAACTCTATCTTTGACGTCAATCTGGCGGGCGACGGCTTGGACACGCCCCACAGCATCACTCCGGCCCCGAGCCAATGCGGAACTCCGCCCTCTGGCCCCAGCATATCTTATCCGCCGTCTCACATCCAGGCCCAGCCGCCGCCGGGCGCCGTACCGCCCCGCATGGTGCGCCTCTCCAGCTCCGACAGCATCGGACCGGATATCACGGAAATTCTGTCAGATTTACCCGAGCAAACCGGTAAAGGCGGCAATGGGGGCCAGCATCCGATGGGTGGGGGCGGTGATGACGCGGGCCCGCTGGGGACCCCCATTCGCGACTCCTCCAGTTCAGGGCAGGGCAGCGCCGTGTTTGACTCGGCGGACATTTTCAATACCAACAGCAACGAGAACCCTTTCACTGACGCAGCTGACTTGATCGCTGAGGCGGCCGCCACGCCCACCAGCGATTCATCCTCCACTAACTTCTTCGCAGACGCTGCCGACTTCAACCCCGACCTTCTGAACTCAGGCCACGGTATCACCCAGAACTGTTTTGAAGACAGTTCACCCAGCGCCGACGGAGACATGGATCTGGTCAAGGGTTTTGGCGGCAGCAGTCAGCAGAATACGCCGTCGGGTACGCCCCGGAATCCCACACCGCACGGGCAAAACACCCCCGAGCCCTCGCTGAAAGACCCCTTTGATATGGGAATGTTTTTCGGAGGCAACAGCGGCTCTGGAAAACCACTTCTGGGGCAAGCTCCGGATTTGGGAGACGCTCATTTTGGAGGCTCCCAGAGCCCCCTCATGATAGGCTTGGGGCCGGCATGCGTTGATTTCAAAAGCGCAGAGTCCAAAGTCAAACAGCAGAACCTCATGCGGCAAAAAGATGAGAACGGCGGCAGCGGAAGTAGCGGCTCCGGAATGGGAAGCCTTTCCACTGAGGGCAAACAGGTGAAACGTAGCAGGACTCCATCCAGTGAGGGCAAGTCCAAAGAGAAGCAGCCCAAACGGAAAAAACTGGACCCAGACGGGAAGTCGCCCTCCCACAGTTCAGGCGGACGGCCGTACACGCCTCCCAGCGGCGGTTCTGGCTCCGGGGGGAGCTTAAGCGGAGGAGGCTCCAAGTCTCCCGGAAGTTCGGGATGCTCACAGACGCCACCCGGTGGCGCCACGCCTCCCATCCCCAAGATTACAATTCAGATCCCAAAAGGGACGATAACCGGTGGGAAAACCTCCTCCCATAGCGGCTACACGTCTAGCAGCTCTGCCTCGAGTGGGACGGGCGGAACCGGGGGCACGGGAAGCAGCAAAAGCCACCATTCCCATTCTTCTTCTGGGAAGATTAAATCCAAGGAAGGCTCCATGACACAAGGAAGCAGCTCAAAGTCAGCCAGCGGTACGGGGATCAGCGGGGGACCATCCCATTCGAAGGGTTCTTCTCAGGGAATGGGTGTTGGCAAACCGGGCTCGTCTCCAATCACAAAACATGGACTCTCTGGTGCAGGAAGCAGCGGAAGTGGACTCGGGACTGGTAACAAGATCAAAACTCAAGGCGGAAAGCCTCCCGGGTCGCTCATGAATCCCAGCATCAAGCCCAACATCTCACCTTCTCACTCCCGATCCGGAAGCTCTAGTGAAAAGCTCTCGTCACCCATGAAAATCCAGCAGTCCCAGGTGCCAGGAACTCCGCCTTCCTCTAAGGCCAAATCCCCAATGGGCTCAGGAGGTGGCAGCTCCGGAGGGTCCAAATCTTCCTCCGGGGGAGGGATGAGCTCCCAGAAGCCGATGAGCGGGACCTCCTCAACTTCCACGTCCTCTTCCACCaactcctcttcttcttccactTCCATGGGCTTCTCGGGCGGCTCCCAGTCTCAGTATAGTGGAGGGAGCGGTGGAAGTGGCAGCGGTGGAGGCGGGGGTGGCGGCGGCAGTGGCGGAGCAGGCCAGAATAACGCCAACAACCCAAACGCCAAAGGAAAGTCTCCCAGTCGAAACAAGAAACCGTCACTTACGGCGGTCATTGACAAACTGAAGAGCGTGGGCGGCGTGGGTGAGGACGGTTGTGAAGTCGGGCCACCTGGGGGCCCGCCTGGGCCCGGGGGCCCGGCCGGCAGCGTTCCTGGAAATGCCCCCCCTTCAAACATGGCTCCCACCAAGCACGCTACATCTTCCCAAAGTGGGGACTACAAACGGGAGAGGTCCGATAAAGAAGGGAAGGCAAAAGTGTCAGTTTCGGGCGGGGCCAGCGGGGATAAAAAAATGATGGACCCCAAAACGGGAGGGGTGAGCGGGACCGGCCTGGCCAAGTTCATCATCAGCAAACCCGACGGAGGCTCACCCAGCATCAAGGCTAAAGTCACCCTGCAGAAAGGCGGCGAAGGGCCCGGCGACTCCATGCGGCCGCAGATCAGCAGCCTGAAGGCCTCGCCCCTCTTCAGTGGCTCCACCCCCAAACACGACCGCTCGTCCCCGAGCCACAGCCGCTCGCCCGGCCACACGCCGCTCAACCACGACAGCGAGAGCGAGTCGGGCAGCAGCTCGGTGGCCGAGAAGTCCCACCAGAACAGCCCCAGCTCCGATGACGACCAGACGCCGCGACCGCTTCCCGCCCAACAGGACTATATGAGCGCCGTGCCGCTGCCGGGCTCTGGCGAGAAGCACAAGAAGCataaaaaggagaagaagaagagagagcGCGAGAGGGAACGGgacaaagagaagaagaagtcgTCGTCCATGTCGGGCGGACCGTCGTCGCACCCAATGAAAGCGGACAGCTGGTCCCGCTCGCCCATCTCGGCCTCCGAGTCCTCTTTGTCCATGCTTGCCTCTGAGCGGCCCTCGCGGTCCAGTCCCATGTACATGAGGAACGAAGATGACGACCTCATGGACTCGGCGCTCACTGGGAACCTTTAAtggcaatatttgttttttagcatTAAGGGAGAGAAATGCATTCGGGTCACTATTTGCAGAAAAACCGGACGCTATGTATTATTCGTTTCGGACGTTTTCTTCCAAGGTCGATCAAAGAATGTAAGGGCCACTTTGACATTCTTCAATGTTGATAAACATATCCGATGTGAGTATCTGCTGTTTTTCCTTGACTGACCTTGACGTGATCGCCAGCAAACAATCGCAATTTCGAGGCGAGTCTTATGGCAAAAAAGACGATGTGAAAGATGAGATTGAATTATTCAACGGTGAAATAATAGAAGTATGTAGTACAATGCAGGCAATTGATACGGGGCGTgtcaaaaacagaacaaaaatggcccccgggccgtagCTTAGAAGACCCACAGTGTATTATTTTTGGAGTAAAATAAAAGCACCCGTGTTACTGTTTGCAAAAATAGcctattaattaattttgcgTAAAACAAGTACACCCCACATCTTGGTCAACATTTGTAGaaatatgctattttttttttttaattaaaaaataacagtaCACAGCATATTTTCTGCAAACAGCGTTGATTACTatcttttttttactaaaaaattGTGTATATCTGCCTCAAAAGTACGTTGTATGAAAAGTAAAGTAGCGCATTTTTGTAAATCGTGACCGAGAAGCCTCATTTGAACAACTGCAGctgtttttacacttttaagCTCATAgaaatgttatttattcatattcgGACCTTGAGTTGTGACCTTTTCTTTGGGATTAGTATTTCTTCATATCTTAGTATGATGTTAAATAGAagaaacacacctgttcactaTTTTGGGAAATCTGTACATATTTCTGCAAGCAGTGACCAGGatgcatttaattaaaaaatatatatatatatccacaatGTATTCCCATAATAAGGAATGTAGTGTTACCCCCCACCCTTATATTAACTGCAAAAGGTTAACAGCACATTTCTGCAAGAAGTGATCAGTATGCGCttttgcgtaaaaaaaaaaaaaaacaccccagaACTACTCACATATTTCCGAAATGTGGCCAGGGCTTGTTTATTTTGCATTGTGGGTTTCCCCAATTATTTACCGGTTTgttccccccaccccaacaacaaaatggTTTGTTGGCCTGCATAGTTGCAgatgttttggttagcaatccAGTTCAAACAAGCTCTTTAAACATCTGACAAATGCACACGATTCTTTTACATTAAAGCTGAATAATAAGAGCGGATGGGGATTCGgtcctttttttgtacatgttcAATAAAGGTTTGAACGTGTGGGAAAATGTCCTAATATATCtctttgtgtttatttacagCAGCCGCAAAGTCAGGGAGTAAAACTAAAAGTGGAGAGCTGGTGAGAAAAGAAACTGGTGCTTCTTTGGGTCGCTGCCACTTATGTACCCTAGAGGGCGGTATTGCGTAAGAGGTGCACCAAAAGGTGAATCAATTGAAACAGTTATTCAATATTCATCAATGATGTCTATACATATTGTGTatatttgagtgtgtgtgcgcgtgtgaccTATATATGTGTATCCATACGTATATTAGTTGAGTGCAAGGTGAATGGGTTATTTTCATAAAAGCAAATGCTGACGACGCTAAAAGTGGTTCACAATGTGCACATTGGTTTCCCGTTCCTAACATGATTCCTAGCAAGCACAGTGACTCCCCCTGGGGGAGGTCATCCAACATTTTTGCTCCCTGTACTGTAAAGTTGGCGGCTTGAATGTCATCACTGAGCCACTGGCTAAAATAGATGTCTTTCTCCAAATCTTGCTTACATCCTGATTGAGGACAAGAATATACATAGCCGCCTGCATTTGTCCTATCATGCATGTTCTTACACATTAGGATAAATTTTCACCCAAGAAGTCAAGCttgtattaattaaaatacTTAGGGATTGTGTTAACAATTGTGAATAttggttatttttttagagtACCCTTTTCAAGTGAATAATCAAATAGCTAATtcaaatataattgaaaaacaactttatgtcaacaattatttatttattttacatccaaatggcaatttgaatttaaagaaACCTTTCAAAGTAGCAGCATCATCTTGTTCTACTCTGGAATGACAAGTAGCCTCTTTGAATTCACTCAAGTTTTGCCTAAAAAACTTTAGCAATTGTTTCTTGCCTTTGAGCAGAATCACACGCCGCCATGTACGCAACAAGCAGCTCATTAGAACGGCCGCGTGGACTCGGAGCAATTTGTCAAATGTCTGAgaaatagaggaaaaaaaagaaaagggaagcACTTCTCTGAGTTTTGCCTGCCCGAAGCaaagaaaagaataaaaacatctCCAATAACTTTAAATCaagttatatattattatatgcaTGCATATCTTTAATGCCAAAACATCATCAAAATAGAAGTTGTTttgtaattattaaaattaaaactatttaaaaaaaaaaatcttacaccATTTGGGACACACAAACATTATTATCTGCTCAGACAAAATGTAGGCCATGGCcgcaaaaaaaagtcttcaaagtATCCAATAATGGAGAGAACAAAGCTGTGTATGCGTACACGCTCACGTGTTGCATCATGAAAGAGATTTGTCGCCAATCAGGAATTAGGGGCTTTGACCCACTTCACGATTGCAAAAACCTTCTCATAGCAACAGCTCACAAAATTGTGATTACGTTGCACGTGTGTGACGAGACCACGTCCGCTTAAAAGGCCAGTGGACAAAAATCCATCCCAATTTCGCAACATTGACAAAACATAGCTTCAAAAAATGTGATTCGCTTGCCGTTATTAATGCATCGTTATTAGGGATTTGTCATATACCTGCTGTCGAGTCGTTCGGCATTCGACAAGCAAGTATGATGATAACCAGAGAACAGGAAATGGACGTTAAGGTAACACAGGAAAGGCATAGCTGCCACCCCTTGTGCCTTCACAGTTCTGCCTTTTATTAAACAGTTAAGCGACAAAGATGACATTGATGATTTGCTGAATATTGAATCGGTTGTTCGGCTCCACCAACACATTCCGCAAACAGTGCCGTTAGCTGCGCAGTTAATCGTTAGTGCGACATGCTAACTAGCAAGCTTTTCACTTTCACTGAGAGAATTGGACGATTGGTCCACTTAATGACAACCAAGGTCACGATATTGCGGCATTTACTGGACGCCGCGACAAGAAAAAGTTACACAAATGTCCGGAATGCAACAACTGTGCACGTTCTCGCTGTGTTAGCATTTTGGCTGAGTTTCTGCTCCTGTTTTCCATTAATATGTTATACTGTCTGTTTTTATAACATACAACAGCATAGAATGTGACTTTTCTTATTATAAAACACATACATAAATGTTGTGTTATTGTTACTTGAGGGCTGGGCCAGATTAGTAGcattgacattcatttcaatgggggaagaTGATTTGGAATACAAGGGTTTTGTGTTACGACAACGAAATTAACTCATAACAATAAATTGAGTGGTTATTAAACTCCTAAGTCAAATTAGAATAGTACCTCCCACAACCGTGGGCTCATCCAATCCAGGCTCACCTCATCAGTATGGGCGTTCTCCGGCCATTTTGGACCAACCAGGAACGAGGTGGGCGCTACGTCACAGGGGAATCAAAGTTGCAATCCAGCGCGTTTGGAGCGGTTAAAGAGTGAAGCTGCAAAGTGGCCGCCCGGTGGATGACAGAGAAGCCAGCCAGCGTCCCGAATTGGACTCGAAACGTATAAACAGTCGGGCAGGCTTTTGTCGGGATACATGGTCTGAATGACGAGCTTCAGCCGAGGGAAGACGTCGAACTTGGACGGCTTCTTGCGATGTCCACGCCGCGGCTCGCCTAATTTCCTCGCCAGTTTTCTCCATCTCtgacagttttttattttcagtcgTCATGACGGAAATAAGCGAGAAGGAGAACGAGCCACAGCGACAGGACCTCCAGAGACCACCGGACACTGCGCCCAGCCAGCCGGAGTCCAAGGTAAGACCACACCTGCGCTGGGCTGGACCTCACCAGTTTGTTTGTATTGGGGCTTATGAGGGCAGctgtacctaatcaagtgtaCGGTATCAAGTGCCGGAAGAGTTAGTTCATTCGTTGACACTTGAGTTaaattaatccccccccccctctctctctctggttgactaactgtaaaaaataaaaataatatttaaaaactaaatagcaATTTGCTATTTTCCCTCCCTTGTATTTTACTAAATACTGGTTAATTAAATATGATTGAATTaattgtggttaaaaaaaaaaaaaaaaggaatagaaATCAGAATTTTACATGTGTTTTTAGTCATTcgtaataaaattattttaacaatcacAGTGACAAAGCacagcaaaaaaactaaaaataaaagggCATTAGTATTAGTGGGTATATTGTCACTACCAGTAAGTCACTATGATATCAACTTTTCTAAAATTCAACTGTTATCACTTTGAAATgttctgaaaataaaataaaaaagtgtatttcatactgtttcctttaaaaaaaaaaaaaaaaaacgccaataTATATCTTTGAAtcttcaagtaaaaaaataaataaatacagtaatgttTCGTAAcattatttacctttttttaaaaaacattttttttgtcacaatacGCTATTAAACTgctcttaaattaaaaaaaaatatatccatacagtatatttaaaatgtgtttatatattataaaacgttttttttttcttgttttttttttactgctgcacTGCAgggcatgtttttttaattatttttttttaaacttattatTAATGGgtaactaaataaaatgtatataaaattcCTTTGGCCCGCAAATGACGCTCATGCCAGATTTTTGGACACCCCAGATTTAAGTCACCTAGACAACCATGTTATGTCTATTATTATTTGCACAAACATGCAGTCTGTTCGTGAGGCTAATTCAGGTGTTACATAAGGACACTTAAGATGCCTTAATTCTCATTACCTGATCTCATGCTTGTACAAGCACAGATCAAACTGATTGCCGAGTGCCTATGCAGAACACTTTAGCCAGAagcaaagcaacaaaaaaaagaaggaatatTCATGAGCCGAAATGGccttattaatataatatataaataaataaataaataaataaatattatatatatatatatatatatatatatatatatatatatatatatatatatatatatatatatatatatatatatatatatatatatatatatatatatatatataaagtgatTGTGTGCGGTACCTGGACAACGAGGCCTACGACCTACAACAAGAGATTGTCAACGAAAGCCTTCCAAGAAATCACAAGGATCCTGGCGGGTGACATTGTTGTTCTTGTGCTTGCCTCCAGACGACACAATGTGCGTAGGCTGACCGTTGAATTTATGGGCCAATCCCAGAGCAGATGTTTGCTGTGTCTGGCCTGGGCTCGTAATTCACTACAAACGGGCCGAGTGGACGTGCTCTCTGCGTCCTGCTAACCCCACTCAGTCACTCAAGGAAATCACGGCAACATATGGCACAAAaccgttcttttttttctctttttgttgttATGGTTGTAACTGCTCAGCCAATATACATTTGTGTACATAAagtacatacatgtacatacattATACAGAGGAGTGATTGGCTTTGGAGAGTGTTCCATTCCTATTTTTTACTCAAGTCACAAGGTGCAATAGTCTATTGCTTACCTATGCTCATGCTGtagtaaagtcagaattacagtaaataatttgtatgaaaaacactctTAGGccataaatttaaaacaaacatttaacatggctgcgcaaaattgttgttgttgttaggaCCAACATGGACCAAGGACCACCTGGTTCTACATATTTTACCtaataattgattgatttattggaATTTGAAGTTATTTTGACAGGAagtcattttgacatttatgtAGAGCGGACCTAGTATCaagccttgtggaacaccacgCATTTTCTCCTGTGAACCTGGGCAACTTTGACAAATTTTCGTTGAACTGTTAAAAATCTGTGGACTGCGTAGCGAGCTGCGTAAATGTGACATTTAATGTCAAAATCAGTGGACCTAGAATAGAACCT
This genomic interval carries:
- the med1 gene encoding mediator of RNA polymerase II transcription subunit 1 is translated as MAAAAPSVVMQSSPATELSLPVPPAGGQPHGERLKPEEVTESEKQSRMAALLERLHAKHNASRPWQETSKVVRQAMEKRGMMNAAGHQLLLTCLETLQRALKVSSLPSMTDRLESIARQNMLGSHLSPSGTECYITSDMFYVEVQLDGAGQLVDVKVAHQGENPTSCPELIQHLREKNFEEFSKHLKGLVDLYKLPGDNKLKTKMYIALQSLELDLTKMMHMFRLATNANAIETMLHGNVGLLTARSGGHLVTLQCYVSPYDIFEEGMGVHVNLTDGNVPRSLGISVSVTIEGTANTFKLPIAPLITGSHPVDNKGTPSFSTVTNSNCVDLPACFFLKMNRPMPFSQSFIRRLGNATAIPVFESTPSMSALYQLIVQSQLQSPEGGATLPPSHNMHFYSVLPDQQHCYFLNSDAPVQDGHSLQGALVSKIPFRHPAQVPLLLDIIRHQAAYNTLIGSCVKRTSIKEDSIGLLPFEVCPLTDSSFSVSFQHPVNESLVCVVMDVIDSRQVSCKLYKGLSDALICTDDFITKVVQRCMSIPVTMRAIRRKAETIQADTPALSLIAQTVETMVKNNPPPSGSPAYNMAGGDVTNPMGLLGLTGGSTPTGGGPPGGPNFTGAITSLFGMSRNERPGADCQAQGGQQQQQQVQQQQQQQQQQQQQQQQQQQQAQGHTDDYSKVTQNPILTSLLQITGSVGSSPSSQNAPASHQTPPPTSSPASNTKNHPMLMNLLKDNPSQDFAALYGSSPLERQNSSSGSPRTDSMGGACPGGGVKGKKKRPRVPEKGGLLPGAPGAGGAAGGGLGMKPQQASSMSHHQHHAVSHEDDFHRELLSMDVDASQNSIFDVNLAGDGLDTPHSITPAPSQCGTPPSGPSISYPPSHIQAQPPPGAVPPRMVRLSSSDSIGPDITEILSDLPEQTGKGGNGGQHPMGGGGDDAGPLGTPIRDSSSSGQGSAVFDSADIFNTNSNENPFTDAADLIAEAAATPTSDSSSTNFFADAADFNPDLLNSGHGITQNCFEDSSPSADGDMDLVKGFGGSSQQNTPSGTPRNPTPHGQNTPEPSLKDPFDMGMFFGGNSGSGKPLLGQAPDLGDAHFGGSQSPLMIGLGPACVDFKSAESKVKQQNLMRQKDENGGSGSSGSGMGSLSTEGKQVKRSRTPSSEGKSKEKQPKRKKLDPDGKSPSHSSGGRPYTPPSGGSGSGGSLSGGGSKSPGSSGCSQTPPGGATPPIPKITIQIPKGTITGGKTSSHSGYTSSSSASSGTGGTGGTGSSKSHHSHSSSGKIKSKEGSMTQGSSSKSASGTGISGGPSHSKGSSQGMGVGKPGSSPITKHGLSGAGSSGSGLGTGNKIKTQGGKPPGSLMNPSIKPNISPSHSRSGSSSEKLSSPMKIQQSQVPGTPPSSKAKSPMGSGGGSSGGSKSSSGGGMSSQKPMSGTSSTSTSSSTNSSSSSTSMGFSGGSQSQYSGGSGGSGSGGGGGGGGSGGAGQNNANNPNAKGKSPSRNKKPSLTAVIDKLKSVGGVGEDGCEVGPPGGPPGPGGPAGSVPGNAPPSNMAPTKHATSSQSGDYKRERSDKEGKAKVSVSGGASGDKKMMDPKTGGVSGTGLAKFIISKPDGGSPSIKAKVTLQKGGEGPGDSMRPQISSLKASPLFSGSTPKHDRSSPSHSRSPGHTPLNHDSESESGSSSVAEKSHQNSPSSDDDQTPRPLPAQQDYMSAVPLPGSGEKHKKHKKEKKKRERERERDKEKKKSSSMSGGPSSHPMKADSWSRSPISASESSLSMLASERPSRSSPMYMRNEDDDLMDSALTGNL